TTATATGCTTATAAGGCACTTGGAACGTGTAGCTgtctcatcacacacacacacacacacacacgcacacacacacgcacacacacacgcacacacacacgcacacacacacacacacacacacacacacacacacacacacacacacacacacacacacaggctaagaaaataaatatagagTTCCAATATTAAGAAatagaaacaacaaacaacatggGAGAGTTTGGAAAAGCTGGGGTTGGTGAGTTTGTGGACTGGAGGAAGAACAATATCACTTCTAcaagtatctatctatctatctatctatctatctatatctatataaatatctatatagatatatatagtgATCTTTGTTGCATATCATGGTTGTGGAACATTACTAACTGAAAAATAACACACTGTTAGgggtgtctctctctctgccacACCCCCACCATTCTTCCTTGTGAAAAAATGAGTCATGTTATTTCATCAGCAGCATGTGGAAAAATGCCAAGACCTCTTACACCTTCATGTCGGAGTTTTCTGTCATCAGCCCACCTGTGTGCTGCTCAAACGCACTTTCTGTTAGAGAGGGCGAGGTCCCGCCTCATGCTCCTGAGGCAGCTGCTGCTTTGTCAGGAAGTACTTAAAGAACTCGTACACCGACCAGGCGATGGCGGTGGAGGGCATCTGGTATATAACCCGAGCTTGGACCCCTTTGAAGAAGGCTGACAGACCACCGAGCTGGTACACCGTCCTGAAAGCGTTCGCCATACCGGTCAAGTGGCCGCTGACGTTCATGGAGCTGAGCGCTACGTTCTCTTGTGTGTTGAGCAGTGTTTTGCAGACATCGAGCGGAGTAGTAACTGCTGCGGAAACGGCTCCTGCTGCTGCGCCTGACAATATGTGGCTACCGGGGTGGTAATGTCTGTGAGGGTTTAACTGCTCCTGCATCAGTTCGTAGGTGATAAAGTGAACAGCCTGGAAGGGGATGTTCATGGTCAGTTGTGTGCTGTAGCTGCGGTAGAAGGCGCCAACGCCTTCAGTATATGTTACAGTTCGGATGCAGTCCAAAAGTCCTCGATACGGAGAGTTGTACATTTGCATCCTCTGCTTTATCACTGAAAACAGGAAGGGTGTTAGTGTGTTTGATTGCATGTATTCTATATAATTTCATGCTTTGCACACAATATCTgataaaaaaggtaaaaaaaacaaccataaagtgatttattagcccttcttttttttaagagctcTAATTTTAAGCAAGAATACGGTGCAAGTCTGAGAAAACTTTACttagagagaaataaaaagcacACACTACTTCCAGCTGCGTATTAAAATTCATTCAGTGCATTTGCTAAAGTAAATTTTCAGGTGCACTTTGTACAACAGCTAAGCTGAGCGGGACAGAGGGAAAAAGTGCACCATTCATACACAGATAACTCTTATTAGAAGGATTAGTGACAAAGGACAAAATACCATCACTGTTAAAAGGCAAAGAAGTACCTTGTTAGGAAATGTTCTCAGTTCTTACCTTCAGCTGGATTCATGACTGCATCATGAAGAACAGTTGCCACACTACCTGCCACACctattcaaacaaacacacgtTGACACGTCAAATATCTGAAGcagtaataaaaagaaaacatccccATATCAGTTTATGACAAATATCACCCTTATTTTTGGCATTTTAGTAAAGGCTGTGCTGGATTACCATTCTTACTAAAAAAACAGACACTGGCTTAAATGGCATATCCCAATCATAACACACGCTGTTTGGATTTCTCGTTTGCGCGATTGGGATTTGTCCCAGCCACTGTAAACAGGATATGACTTCTCCTAACTCAGCTCCTCCAAGTCTTGTGATGCTTAGTCTACGATAAAAGCAGTCAGTGTGATATTCAAGTGGTTCGTGTTGAGATGCAGAAACTCGTACCATTGGCTAAATGGCTGTTACCGCCGCTCTGAATGACGTCGCTCAGTGAGCGTTTCACTCGTTCGTAGCAGGCAAAGTAGAGTGCATGGGCAGGCCCCGCTCCAATCATAGTGATGTTGAGACCTCTCAGCGGCCTGAAGATCCCCTCAGTCCGGATGATCCTTTTCAGAGCCCCGTACACACTCTTGTACTGTGCATTTGGGTCGGGTTGCAGGCTCTGCATCCTTGTCtgaagaaaataataaagatcGCTTATCATTTATTCCAGCACAACAGTTACATTATCCAACTGAGGTCTTGGTATGAACGCTTAAGTGTGGCCTTAAAATCAGCACCTGATATAAGCCAAATCATTGCTTTTGGGAATATTTTTCCTTGTAAAAGTGTCAGATTTTTCTGACAGTAAGTGCTCCTGTCAGTGTCACAGCCCTGTCTGAGTGATTTCTATCTCTCCCGGGCTGGCGTAGGAGGCTGTGGCAGCTCTTTGTTTTACTCCATCATGCCAAGTTCTCTGGACAACACAAAGCATGTTTGTATTTGCGGAGCGATCTAGGGCTGGCTCAGGAGATAGGCCAAGTCTATCTTCCTCAGCATGTTCCcctgtgtttccttcctttgGGTTGacaataaaatatcaaataCATTTCCGCAGGACACAGATTTGGGAACTTTGGGCACATAAAACTTGGCAGCGCAATTTACGTTTAAGCTTGTTCCACTGCAATTACACACAAGAAGATAAAACTGTCTGCCTAAAACAGAGGAACTGATATGAATGGTTAGTCACACACCATCAGGAGAGGAACTGAGAGGTAATTTAATTGGTCTTGTTTTAAACCCCCAACTTCCTCTGAACATTAAATAATGCTGGGTACACAATATCCACAACCAGCAAATGTTTTAGGTTTTTGTGGTAACTTTCTGAGTACATGATAAAAACATCTAAAGTGCAACACATAACTCCTTTCTGCTGTAACCAAATCCAAGAGATCAATTCTAGAAATTAACTGGCTAAGGTTCAGCATCATGTTAGGAAACATTACAAATATGGGATTTTAAACCAGGCCGGGAATTTGTATTTATAATTGAAACTGTGAAATGAAAACTGGGGAATAACACTATTTAACCTTCCAATACTAATAATGCATCACACTCAGTGCCTATGTAGTAAGAAGCTTAAAAAGCAAGGTTGTCAAACACAAGGTCTGGAGATCATAATTGGcctggcaaagactccaatctggcccactggatggctttgagaagtgtgtgtttgtgtgtgtgttgtacattttactgtattttcttaAGTTTTACAACTTTTTCAATTGATAAAGACCTCAGTTTTTCAAGTATCTACTACATTTACTACAGAAATTTTCTACCATAGAAATAAAAGTACATTATTATGACTACAGGAAAGTATTAAAACAGAcgtttttcacttattttacatatatatcacattaaaaaattacaaattttgATGAAACTGCACTTATATAAAGACATCAGGGATTACATTTTTAGTTAAATGTCTTTACACTGACACAAAGtggagtttcactggtctgacccacttaagatcaaagcgGGCTGCATGTGGCCCACGGTGTAAAATGTATGGATAAGAAAGATCTGCAGCTATGAACTCAAAATGAGACTAAATGCAAAAACTGTCCAACAGTGGAGATGATTTTTTAAAGCAGATTATATTATAACGGTGTTTTCAGGcactagttaaaaaaaaaaaaaagtggtcttttaattttcatggtcttatatatatattttactatGGTCAGCTGACGTAACACAACAATCCCCAAAAGCAAATATCGGTGTAGCCTTTAAGATGTCCTGAAAGAAAACACGACCATTGATGGTCACACTGTCCTGTCTTTTAGTTTAGCTTTGTCTCTTGTGATTCTGTGGCCGTTTACTAATCAACACTTGAGAAACgcaactgcacacacacacaccctttgcTGTGTGAGGCTGATTCCGAATGTGTGCAACAAAGATAAGACACCCCTCCTAGCAGTAACAGAAGCCCATCCCtgattcccagatgagtctcaTGTTTTACTGGAAGACTGAAACATACAGTCAGTGATTGTTAGCCTGATTCACCAGGCTTGAAATTCAAAATAACACCAAGTCAGACATTCTGCAACCTGCATTTCAAAACCGATGTGAAACATACCACACAGCTTCCTAATTTGAGTTTGTTAACTAGAAATGAAGTGCAGTGTGCTCTGAATCCAATCTCTTAAAAtctcatctgtcttttttgtGTAATGTGGAAAATGTAAATGGGTTAAAATGGGAAATTTCAAAACTGTATAAAGCCCGGACCGAGCAGGTGCATCCACAGCTCTTTGCGCTTATGAAAACTTTGAAAAGTCAAGAGGAAGCGGCAACAAGGCTTGTGCAACAAAGGGCCTACAGGTCAGTGTGGAAATATGTCAAGCCTATCACACTGTGGTGAAAGAGGATCGAGTGTCTTTTATGGATTATGCTAATCAAGCTGTCTGTGCCGAATCAAAATTATTGTTAGGAGACTGCAGCACTACAAAATAAAGCACCATCAATACAATGCCACTCTGTTAGAAAGTAACTGGTGAGCAGGATTTAGAGAGGAATGAAAGGAACAAAGTTCACCACACCTAAACCCCCCAGTTTACGATTTACTTTACAGATGCAAGTTTTTTAACAAAACTGGACCCTCATTTCATTATGTTACTGAACACTTACCTTTAGGTGTTAGTTTCAACATGGCATTAGTGGGAGGGAGAAATGACTTTCCTCTCTTTATAAACTTGTCTGGTAACCATCAAGTGTACAACCAAAACAGGTCAGACAATTAAAAATCCAGTCATTCCTACTCATGACTGCCATTGTGTTTAGATGAAACTAAATAAAACCTGTACTCACTATTGTTCCAAAGAGTCAGTAATTTGATCCTTTATTGCTTCACGTTCACCTTTTGCCTGCACTGGATTAGTTTTACAcaaagctaaaaaaataaaaggcaaaTAAAATGTTCTTGGCTTGCCATTTGTCATTACTAGTTATTATTggtattagtattagtattattagtagtagtattataTAGATAGCAGTCAAGATCAAACTTGGGCTTTCTCATTCTAATGGAGTGTAACTGCTGTATGAAATGTATATTATGTTCATTATTTTCTTCCTATGCTAATAGATGGTGATGCCTGTAATAATGTGAGAAACCAAGATCACACGCTGTGTTAAAATGTCTGAACAGCAGCCCACATTTAACAATATTCAGTTTACAAGAGTACAAAAAGTAGCAAACACATCAAATACTCATatttgaaaacagagaaaataactGGGAGCATTCACAGTTATGCAAATTGTGCCAAATTATAAGCCAATGTCATTATTATTCTTGCACTGacttacaaaatatataaactaataATTTTGCATCTATCATGTAGTGTGTTTGTTGCCCTTAAACAAGCAGagacaactacagctgcttCAAGGAGTCTGAAGAACACAGACCAGCTTTATTGTTAGACCAACAGTTTTAACCTGGTAGAAGGGTCATCACGACCCAGTGAAGGTCACAAACCAAACAGTGTGTTAGATTTGTACATAACACCTGTTTACTGCCACACACACTGTATATAACGAGTGTGTATGCACTTTGCAACTCTATGTAGACTGCAGTACAATAATAACCACATTACCAAACACAGTTTGGTAGGACTCTGTTAGCCTTTATTAATTAGTGATAGCATCTAGTCGGGGTGGGAGGGTGTGTGGGACCACAAGTGTGCTTTTAAGTGCACTACAGAGTAATAACTTACAGAAGGGTGTTTATAAATCTTGCCTTAAATATTGGAAAAAGTCTGATATGTGATGTAACCACACCTCAGACCTGACCTTTACTTTGCCTACAACGACTGTGGGAATACCTAACTTGCTTCACTGGCTGAAAATAAAACCGTGATTCTGAACTTTGCTTTAACCTTGCTAATATGTGCCTCTTATGAATTAAGGTTACACCGGGCGTTGAGGAAGCTTCCCATGTTAGCAAGTTAATCGTTGTATCGAGcaggaagcaaaaaaaaaagaaaagaaaaaaagaaacgaaACTGTTTGTACTTGATTGGTTTAACTATTATATTTCTTTACTCTGATTTACTTCATACGAGCCTGTTAAACTAGTTTGTTCAGCCTGCTCGTACCACGAAGGCTGCCATGCTAACACTAAGGCTAACCGAGGATGGGCAGTCCGGAGATGTTATAGCTAGCGCTCGTTAGCGAGCTATGGTAGACAGTCGGGACAGTTAGCGATGCTCTGGAGCTTGTTAGTGAATGAGCTGTGGCGGCGAAGCAAGTGCGAACAGCCGCTAAGCTGCTTCGCGGTGAGTTACCTTGACAGAGTCCACGGGGTACATCACTGTGTGCTCCAGTATGCCAGCCACTGCTCCCGCTGTCATGTGGGTCGTCACGGAGACATGAGGTGGCAAGCTCTCGTAGTCCCCGTCACTGTTGAAAGGCTCCTCGTCTTTGGTTTTGTTCTGCGACATATCCAGCGTTGCCACCGCACGGTCCGAGCACAACTCCATGCGTGGAGAGCTCTACCAGAAGCTCTTCCTTACCAGACAACACTCAAGAGAGCTAAAGGCGGCATGGATAACCACAACATCATCACTACTGGAGTTCCAGCGCCCATGTGACGTAACGACCGAGGGCGTGGTTTATATTAATATGGACCACTCGCGTTTCATGTCGTTAGTGTTCGGGCGGGATCTTGGCTTTAGGCGACCAATGAAAACTTTCCATGCCAGATTCCTCTCACACTCAACAGCCCCACTGTTACAATTTGTCCATCCATGCTGGATTTCCTTCTCAGTTTTTGAATGGGTTTGACAAAAGTGCAATCTCATAGTCCAGCTTGAGTAGATAAGTAGGTGTGGCTTACCTATCAGGCAGCATATGTGCAATAACCATGAGGGAAATCGTCTATCTAAAAGTTGTGGTCTCTCCACACCGCATATGGTGCTATCACAGAGACTAGTGGAATACATTATCACATACATTTTCACATAGTACTTGAAAAACCGACTTTAGTACACAAACAGGATAATTTATCCTTCCAGGAAATgtcacataaatataaaatgatcaCTCATTTAATAAATAACTCTTCTTAAATAGCAGTGGATTGTATTTTACTAATTATTTGAACTGTAGGGCATGTTACATAACTCGCAATTACAGCTCTGAAACACAACTGGAGAAGCAAAAGAAGGGCGACATCTCTATTTGTTATTCAGCAAAAGAAACACAGAAGTGGCacgtctttttttgtttttatcttagGCGAGATCTTAGCTCCTGCTTTAGCGGCACTGTTGTAATGTAATGCTCATTGAACT
This region of Pelmatolapia mariae isolate MD_Pm_ZW linkage group LG12, Pm_UMD_F_2, whole genome shotgun sequence genomic DNA includes:
- the slc25a37 gene encoding mitoferrin-1 yields the protein MELCSDRAVATLDMSQNKTKDEEPFNSDGDYESLPPHVSVTTHMTAGAVAGILEHTVMYPVDSVKTRMQSLQPDPNAQYKSVYGALKRIIRTEGIFRPLRGLNITMIGAGPAHALYFACYERVKRSLSDVIQSGGNSHLANGVAGSVATVLHDAVMNPAEVIKQRMQMYNSPYRGLLDCIRTVTYTEGVGAFYRSYSTQLTMNIPFQAVHFITYELMQEQLNPHRHYHPGSHILSGAAAGAVSAAVTTPLDVCKTLLNTQENVALSSMNVSGHLTGMANAFRTVYQLGGLSAFFKGVQARVIYQMPSTAIAWSVYEFFKYFLTKQQLPQEHEAGPRPL